The Amycolatopsis methanolica 239 nucleotide sequence TGGACGCCGCCGAGCTCGTTCCCACGTTCAACGTGCCGTCCGACTGGTTCGTCGCGCACCACGCGGGCGGCGACCGGGCGCTGCGCGAAGCGGTCGAGAACGCCGAAGACGACGCTGCCGCGGGCGCGGCGGAAATCTCGGCTTCGGTGCGGGCAGGCGACTTCGTGCTGGGCCTGACCGCGTCCGGCCGCACCCCGTTCGTGATCGGCGCGCTGCAGGCGGCCGCGCGGCTCGGCGCGGCGACCGGTCTGGTCTCGGGCAACGCGCGTGCGGACAGGCCGGCCGGGGTCGACGTGTTCATCTCGGTGGACACCGGCCCGGAGGTGATCGCGGGGTCGACGCGGATGAAGGCGGGGTCGGCGCAGAAGATCCTGCTGACCGCCTTCTCGACGGCCACGATGATCAAGCTCGGCCGCACGTACTCGAACCTGATGGTCAGCCTGCGCGCCACCAACGCGAAGCTGCGCGGCCGGACGCTGCGGATCCTCAGCGAGGCGACGGGCGTGAACGAGCGGGAGGCCGCCGAAGCCCTGGCGGAGGCGAACGGTGACCTGAAGGTCGCGCTGGTGCACCTGCTGTGCGGGGTGGACGCGGCGACGGCGGCCGACATGCTGGCCGCGAACGGCGGGCACGTGCGGGAGGCGCTGCTCGCCTGCGCGACGACCTGAGGTCGCGCAGTCCCGGGGAGGTGCGCAGGGAGCGTCGCACTTCCCCGGAATTGCGCGACTACGAGCGCTTGACGACGGCCCGCGCACGGCACCGCGATGTGTTGCCCGAAGTGGACGTGTGCACAACACGGACCGTCTCGCAACTGATCAACGGATGCTGCTGACGAGGCGGCTCAGCCGGCCGCGTCGACGATGCTCTTGGCCACCCGCGCTCCGTGAACGAAGCGACCGGCGATAGGCCGGGCGCGCGCCAACCCCGAAAATTCCGCGACCAGGGCGCACGCGGGTGCTACCGACTGCGCACCACGCCCCGCGTCCCCGTGACGCGACCGCCGGAGCGGCTCAGCCGGCCGCGTCGGCGATGCTCTTGGCCTCCCGGGCGCCCGCTTCCAGCGCTTCACACACGAAGAGGAGCCACGAGCGCACGCCGTCGGGGCTCCCGGTCGCGAAGGCTGCCGCCGCCTCTTGGTACCGGGCGGCCCGGCGGAAGAAGGCGACCTCGGGGACGCTCAGGCCCTTCGGGTCGACCCCGGTCGCCGTCATGGTCAGGCGAGCCGCGGCGCGGGCCAGCACGCCGTCCGCCGTGCCGAAGGGCCGCAGGCTGAGCAGCTCGCCGTGCACGACGGCGGTCAGCACGGGGCCCGGCACCGACGTCGCGCCCGTGACCAGCTGCGTCAGGAGGTCCAGGCGGGTGCCGGCGGCCGGGTCGGGGCGGCCCAGCGCGTCCTGGTCGTCGACGAGATCGGCCGCGGCCAGGACGTGCATCCGGGCCAGCGCCTGCCGCGGGGCGCGGCGCCACGTCGGCAGCAACGACTCGCTCGCCTCGGCGACCCGCAGCGCGCCGGCCAGGATCGGGTCCTTCACCTCGGCGTCGGCCGGGATTTCCGGGTCCGCGCCGTCGAGCGCGGCCGACGCCCGGGCGCCCCGGACGGACGCCTCGGCGGCGGTGGCCGAGCCGCCGCGCAGGTTCACCGGGAGCCGGTGCACGGCGAAGACCGCGTCCTGCGCCTTCTTCACCGCTTCGGCCACGCCCTCCAAGTCGAGCAGTGGCGCCAGTGGGTCGCTCATGCGTCCAGCACCTGCCCCTCGCGCCGGATCACCGGCGGCTGCTTCGACCAGGCGAAGTTGATCCACCGGTCCGTGCGGCGCCACACGTATTCGCACTTCACCTCTGACCAGGGCTTTTCGTACACAACCGCGCAGCGCACGTCCGCCACGTGGTCCGCGCAGAAGTCACGCACCAGCTTGAGCGTCGCGCCGGTGTCGGCGACGTCGTCGGCCACCAGGACCTTCGCTCCAGTCAGGTCGACGGCGTTCGGCACCGGCGGCAGCATGACCGGCAGTTCGAGCCGCTCGCCGACGCCGGTGTAGAACTCGACGTTCATGACGTGCAGGTTCTTCACGTCGAGCGCGTAGCCGAGCGCGCCGGCGACGAACAACCCGCCGCGGGCGATGGACAGGATCACGTCCGGCTCGTAACCGCTGTCCGCGACCTGTTGGGCGAGCTCCCGGCTGGCCGAACCGAACAACTCCCAGGTGAGCTCTTCCCGCTCAGCCACTCGGACCTCCTTCGACGCGTCCCCGCGAGCATATGAGGGGGCGATCCGGGCCCCCGAACCCAGGCCGAGTGGCCCGCGCCACATCCCTCGCGTGCGGTGATCGACGCGGGACGTGCCGCGAGGTGCTGCGCTCTTTCGTCACGGGGGCTAACGTCGCTACCGTGCATCCGGCGTCAGCCAGTGATGAGTGACTTCAGGAGGCCGTGCACCATGACAGAGCAGTCCCCCGCGCTGGACAACCTGCTCACCGAGAACCGGACGTTCCCGCCGACCGACGAGTTCGCGGCGCAGGCCAACGCGAAGGCCGATTGGTACGACAAGGCCGACGCCGACCGCGAAGCGTTCTGGGCCGAGCAGGCGGAGCGGCTGCACTGGGACACCAAGTGGTCCCAGGTCCTCGACTGGTCGGGCGCGCCCTTCGCGAAGTGGTTCGTCGGCGGCAAGCTGAACGTCGCGTACAACTGCGTCGACCGGCACGTCGAGTCCGGGCACGGTGAGCAGGTCGCCATCCACTGGGTCGGCGAGCCGGGCGACACCCGCGACATCACCTACGCCCAGCTCAAGGACGAGGTGTCCAAGGCCGCGAACGCGCTGGCCTCCCTGGGCGTCACCTCCGGCGACCGGGTCGCCATCCAGCTGCCGATGATCCCCGAGGCGATCGTGGCGATGCTGGCCTGCGCGCGGCTGGGCGCGATGCACTCCGTCGTCTTCGGCGGGTTCTCCCCGGCCGCGCTGCGCTCCCGGGTGGACGACGCCGAGGCCAAGGTCGTGATCACCTCCGACGGCCAGTACCGCCGCGGCAAGGCCGCCCCGATGAAGACCAACGTCGACGAGGCCCTCGACGGTGCCGCGAGCGTGGAGAAGGTCATCGTCGTGCGCCGCACCGGCGAAGAGGTCCCCATGGGCGAGCGGGACGTGTGGTGGCACGAGTTCGTCGACGGCCAGTCCACCGAGCACACCCCGGAGGCGTTCGACTCCGAGCACCCGCTGTTCATCCTCTACACCAGCGGCACCACCGGGAAGCCGAAGGGCATCCTGCACACCTCCGGCGGCTACCTGACCCAGGTCGCCTACACCCACCACGTCGTCTTCGACCACAAGCCGGGCGAGGACGTCTACTGGTGCACGGCCGACATCGGCTGGGTGACCGGCCACTCCTACATCGTCTACGGCCCGCTGGCCAACCGCGCGACCCAGGTGGTCTACGAGGGCACCCCCAACACGCCGCACGAGGGCAGGCACTGGGAGATCATCCAGAACCACAAGGTCTCGATCTACTACACCGCGCCGACGCTGATCCGCACGTTCATGAAGTGGGGCGAGGACATCCCGGCGAAGTACGACCTGTCCAGCCTGCGCGTGCTGGGCAGCGTCGGCGAGCCGATCAACCCCGAGGCGTGGATGTGGTACCGCGAGCACATCGGCGCGGGCAAGGCGCCGGTCGTGGACACCTGGTGGCAGACCGAAACCGGCTCCATCATGATCTCCCCGCTGCCCGGTGTCACCTCGACCAAGCCCGGTTCGGCGCAGCGCCCGCTGCCCGGCATCTCGGCGAAGGTCGTCGACGACACCGCGACCGAGGTCGGCAAGGGCGGCGGCGGCTACCTGGTGCTGGACAAGCCGTGGCCATCGATGCTGCGCGGCATCTGGGGCGACGACGAGCGCTTCCGCGAGACTTACTGGTCGCGGTTCGCCGACCAGGGCTTCTACTTCGCCGGTGACGGCGCGAAGTACGACAACGACGGCGACATCTGGCTGCTCGGCCGGGTCGACGACGTCATGAACGTGTCCGGCCACCGCATCTCCACCACCGAGGTCGAGTCCGCGCTGGTCTCGCACCCGACGGTGGCCGAGGCGGCGGTGGTCGGCGCCTCCGACCCGACCACCGGGCAGGGCATCGTCGCGTTCGTGATCCTGCGCGGCGCCGCGGCCGAAGGCGGCGACGAGGCGGTGCAGGAGCTGCGCAACCACGTGGCGAAGGAGATCGGCCCGATCGCCAAGCCGCGGCAGATCATGGTCGTGCCCGAGCTGCCCAAGACCCGCTCCGGCAAGATCATGCGCCGCCTGCTGCGCGACGTGGCCGAGAACCGCCAGATCGGCGACGTCACCACGCTGGCCGACTCCAGCGTCATGGAACTCATCTCCAGCGGCCTGAAGTCCGGCAAGGAGGACTGACGCACGAACAAGGGCCCTGCACCTCGCGGTGCAGGGCCCTTGTCATGGGGACCCGAGGAAGAAGCGGATCAGCCGGTGACGTCCAGGTGGGCCTTCACCGGGGTCGGCTTCGGGGCCTTGCCGTTGGCGTCGGGCTTGTCGCCCGCACCCGAGCCGGCGCCACCGCCGGAGCTGGTCTTCGTCGAGGTCGGCGTGCTCGGCTTCGGCGTGCTGGTGCCGGTCGGCTTGGTGGTCGGGGTCTCGCTGCCGCCGTTGTCGTCGTCGCCCGGCGCGCAGGTGACCGACGCGATGTCCAGCGTCTGCAGGTTGTCGATCTTGATGGAGATCGCGGTGACGGTGATCGAGCCGTCGTCCTTCTTGGTCTGCTTGTTGAGCACGACCGAGAGCAGGCCCGGCACGGCGACCGTGGTGTTGGTCGGCGCGGTCACGTCGAGGGTGATGTCACCGAGCTTCGCCTTGGCCAGCGAAGAGGTGCCCTTGCCGCCCTCGCACTCCGCCTCGATGGCGGTCGCGGTCAGCAGCGGCTTGCCGACGCCGAGGCCGACGTTGACGTCGGCGACGCTGGCGCGCGCCTGGCCAGCGCCCGCCGAGGCGTTGAGCAGCTTGACCTGCGCAAGGCCCGGCACGTTCAGCGAGGCCAGCGACTTCTGCTCGAAGCCCTTCTCGTCGGTGACGTACGGGCTGGGGTCGATGCCGAGGAGGCCCTTGGCGGCGATCGCGTAGGCGGAGTTGACGCCGTCCGAGGTGGTCGTGGTCGCACCGGCGGCCGGCGCGAGCAGCACCGAGGTGGCGAGCGCGGTCGCGAGCACGCCGACGCCGCCGGCCACAGCCTTCTTTCTGGACAAGGAATTCCCTTTCGTGAAATGGAAATGCGAAATGAAGCCGGCGACCCCCGTAGCGCATTCCGGCCGCCGGCGAAGCGGGGAAGAAGCTCAGTTCGTCACGTGATGTTCACGATCGTGCCGAGCGGCAGTTCGACCAGCGCGTCGAGCGCCTCCGTGGGCACCCGGATGCAGCCGTCGCTGTTCGCCTGGCCGACGAAGCTGTTGTTGGGCCAGGTGTGCAAGCCCACCGTGCCCGGACCGCCGCCGAAGGTCTCCAGCGAATCGGAGTGGTAGCTCAGCGGCAGCACGATCGGGCTGTAGGTGTTCTTCGTTTCCTCGATCGAGGCGATGATGTAAGCACGCCCCGCCGGGGTCGGGTGTTCGGCCTTGCCGGTGCCGATCGTCCACTTGCCGATCGACTTGCCGCTCTCCAGGATCTCCAGGCTGAAGGCGGCACGGTCCACATTGACCACGTAGTCGTTCTGCGCGGATTCGGCGGCGCCCTCGCTCAGGTGCACCCAGCCGGACGCGGCGTTCGGCCGGGTCGGCAGCAGGACGTGCACCCAGTCGCCCTGCTCCGCGATCACCGGCACCCACGTCGGCGATCCCATTTGGATGGACGGCAGCTTCGCGATCGCTTTGCCGCCAACGGAGTCGTACACGACCATGTCGGCCTTGGGGTGGATCACGCGGCCTGCCGTCGCGCCGCCGGAGGGCTGCGGGTCGAGCGGGGCGTTCGCGACCGTGGCGAACGTGGTCGCCTCCGGCAGCTGGGTCAGGTCTTCCTGGCTGACCGCGGCCGGCTTCACGCCGTCCTCGTCGCCACCGGAGCACGCCCCGGTGAGCAGTGCCAGGGTCGAGACCCCGGCCACGGCGAGGAGCCGGACCGGGAGCCGTCCGCGGCGCGCAGAACCCGTCTGCGTGCGCGAGCTGCACGTCATGCGCATTACCACAATCCTTGAGGACCTACATCGGACAAGAATTCACCAAGGCGGTCTCCCCCGAAGACATGCGGCACCGCAGGTGCGCCTTGGGCCTTATTGCTATCAGGACCCCCCTAGGTGATCAAACTCCCGGGTGACGGGGGTCGATTAGGGAGAGCAGGGCAAATGCTGCATTTGCCGAGGTCGCGCGAAAAACGAGATACACCCGATCGGGTACAGATAAGTAACACCCACTTCGACCTGCCCCATCGAGCGACATCGCTTCCTCACCCTGGCGGGTGATGGCGGCAGCGTATCGGTCCCTCCGGACGCGGCGCCCCGGGGGTACGTGGAAGTAGGTAGCGGGAGACAATCGCCGGGCACCCCAGCGAGCGGCTATCGAACGCCTGTTCTAGAATTCGGGCCGACGTAGCCGGACCCCACGAGAGGGAGACCGCAGCACCGATGAGCTTGGACACCACGACCACCCCGCAGGAGCAGGACACCCCCGTCACGCCGGCGCCGGTCACGGACGACTCCGCAGCCGCTCCCGCTTCCGCCGCCCCCTCCGCCGAAAGCGAGGAAGCCAAGCCCAAGCGCGGCCGCCCGAAGGCCTCCGCGGCGAAGAAGACCCGCACCGTCGAGCTCACGCTCACCGTCACCGGCACCGCCGACGGCGAATGGCAGGCCGAGCTCAAGCACGGCTCCAAGTGGGTCGCGCAGGGCCTGAAGATCCCGGCCTCGGCCGTGTCCCGCGCGGCCAAGGAGCTGCACGAGGACCTGTCGACCCCGATCGACGAGGTGATCAACGCCGCCGTCGAGCAGCAGAAGGCCAAGGTCGCCGCGCTGGAGGCCGAGCTGGAGCAGGCCAGGCAGGCCCTCGCCGAGCTCGACGCCTGACCGAGGCCGCCGGAACCGATCGCCGTCGGGCGATCCCCAGACCCGCCGGGGCGGATGTCCATCGATCAGGCATCCGTCCCGGCGTTCTTTTCCCACCCGCCACTTTCCGCGTACCATCTGTATACAACGTGTATGGAGGGAGCCCCGGATGCCGGCGACGAACAAGCCCGCCCAGTCCGGGCGGGCGAAGGCCTACGACTACCTGAAGAACACCGTGCTGGCAGACCCCGACGCCGAGGGCGGCTTCATCAGCGAACAGGAGGTCGCCGAGCGCGTCGGCGTCTCCCGCACCCCGGTGCGCGAGGCGTTGCTGCAGCTCGCGGCCGAGGAACTGGTGCAGCTCGTGCCCAACCGGGGCGCGTACATCGCGCCGCTGACCGGGCGCGACCTGCGGGACCTCGTCGAACTGCGCGGGCTGCTCGAGCGGTTCGCGGCCGAGCGGGTCATGGCGGACGGCACCGTGCCGTGGCGGGCCATGCAGAAGGTCCTCGAACAGCAGGAACGCTGCGACGACCCGGCGTCGGCCAAGGAGTTCATCGAACTCGACGCGCACTTCCACACGCTGCTCGTCGAGGCCGCGGGCAACTCGATGCTGAGCCGGACCTACACCGCGCTCCGAGCCCGGCAGGTGCGTGCCGGGCTCGTCGCGCTGCGGCGGTCAGGCACCCGGCACGCGGAGGTCATCCACGAGCACCAGGCCATCGTGACCGCACTGGCCAACGGTGAGGTCGAGGCGGCGCTGGCCGCCATCGACGACCACCACGCCCAGACGTTGAAGCATCAGCTGACGACCACCTGAGTCTCGTCGCGGGCCTCCCGCGCGAGGGCGATGCCGACGGCGCTGACCACCGCGGTCACCACCACGTACAGCGCGAGCGCGACCCAGCTGTCGAAACCGGCCAGCAGCGACGTGAACAGCAGCGGCGCGATGGCGCCGCCGATCACGCCGGCGAGCGTGTAGGCCAGCGAGCTGCCGGTGTAGCGCAGGCGCTCGGTGAACTGCTCGGTGATCAGCGCGGCCTGCGGCCCGTACAGCGCGGCATGGATGACGAGCGCGATCACGATGCCGACCAGCAGCAGGCCGAACGAGCGGCCGGACACCAGCGGGAAGAACACGAACGGCCAGATCGCCGCGGCGATGGTCGCGAAGAGGTAGAGCTTGCGGCGGTTCATGCGGTCCGACAGGGCGCCGAACGCCGGCATCAGGACGAGCTGGCCTGCGGACCCGATCATCACCGCGGTGAGTCCCTGGCTGCGGGACATGCCCAGCTCCTGGGTCATGTAGGTCAGCACGAAGACGGTGAACAGCGCATACAGCACGTCGGGGCAGACGCGGACGAAGATCGCGGCCAGCAGGGCCCGGCGCTCGTACTTGAAGACCTCGGAGATCGGCGCGCTGGGCCGCTCACCGCTCTCCGCGATGCGCTTGAAGACCGGGGTCTCCTCCAGCTTGAGCCGGATCCACAGGCCGAACGCGACGAGCACGGCGGACAGCAGGAACGCCACGCGCCAGCCCCACGAGTCGAACTGCTCCTCGGTCAGCAGCAGGGCCAGCAGCGCGAGCACACCGTTGGCGAGCAGGTTGCCGGCAGGCGGGCCCACCTGGGCGGCGGAGGCCCAGAACCCGCGCTTCTTCGGATCACCGAACTCGCTGGAGAGCAGCACCGCGCCGCCCCACTCACCGCCGATGCCGACGCCCTGAGCGAAGCGCAGCAGGACCAGCAGCACCGCCGCCGTGCCGCCGATCGCGGAGTGGGTCGGCAGGACGCCGATGAGGAAGGTGGCGATGCCGGTGAGCAGCAGCGTGATCACGAGGACGCGCTTGCGGCCGAGCACGTCGCCGAGTCGGCCGAAGACGAACCCGCCGAGCGGGCGGGAGAGGTAGCCGACGGCGTAGGTGGAGAACGCGGCCATCGTGCTGACCAGCGGGTCGCCCGCCGGGAAGAACTGGTGTCCGAACACGGTGGCCGCGGCCACTGAGTAGGCCGCGAAGTCGTACCACTCCAGCGACGTGCCGGACAGGCTGGCCAGGAAGGCACGCCGTAGCGATGCCCTGTCCACGGTCGGCGTTACCGAGGTCATTGCTCACATCCTGATCTCTTCGGTGCCACGATGCTGTAATACTCGTTGTATACAACCTGCATGCGCAACCCCTCGCAGGTAAGAACTGGGTTACCCGAAATTACGGAGGACGACATGCCGACGCTGAGCTTCGACCTGCCCGACGGCACGACGGTGACCACTCCGGTGACGACCCTGCTGAACGCCGGGTATGCGGGCCGCGACCAGGCCGACGTCGCCGCGCACGTCGCCGAACTGGCCGAGCTGGGCGTGCCGGCGCCGAAGGTCACGCCGGCGCTGTACCCGGTCGCCCCGTACCTGGCCGCCCAGACCGACGAGGTGCCCGCCCAGCACGGCCGCACGTCCGGCGAGGCGGAGTGGGCGCTGGTGATCACCGCCGAGGGTGTGTTGCTCACCGTCGCGTGCGACCACACCGACCGGGAGCTCGAGGTGCACGGCGTGGCGTGGAGCAAGAACGCGGCGCCGGACGTGCTGGGGCGCAAGGCGTGGCGGCTGGACGACGTGGCGGACCGGCTGGACTCGCTGACGCTGCGCGGCTGGGCGGACGGGCAGCTGATCCAGGACGGCACGCTCGCCGAGCTGCTGACGCCGCAGCACTGGCTCGACGTGCTGCGCGAGCGCGGACTTTACGAGCCGGGGGTGGTGCTGATCTCCGGAACCATCCCGATGGTGCCGGGGGTGAACCAGTTCGCCGGCGAATGGCGGGTCGAACTGGGCGACCCGGCGACCGGCAACACGATCGAGGCGGCCTACCGCGTCCGGCGGTTGCCGGAGGTGATCGGCTGACCGGCGCTCGGCCGCGCATCGACTGCTTTGTGAAGACCTAGCGCCGCCCTGCGCGTGGCATCCCTCGATCGCCGCGGGCGCGCGGCTGCGCGCAGGCGCGATGGCTCCCTGTCGGCGGGCGCGGGCGGCCGCCGGGCGCCAAGAACGGCGGGGCACCCCCTCCCCGCCGGCGCGTTCAGGGGCGCGCCGGCAGGGACCTCAGCCGCGCAACCTGGTGTTGAGCCGTGCGGCTTGGCGGGTCAGGTGGTCGCGCTCGGCGAGGTTCGTGGCCTTCGCGGCGGCCTCCGCGTACAACCGGGCGGCGCTCGCCAGGTCACCATCGCGTTCGTGCAGGTACGCCGATACCGCGGCGTACCGCGGCAGTCCTTCGTCCAGGGACGCGAGTTCCGCCAGGCCCGCGCGTGGGCCGTCCGCCTCGCCGACCGCGACCGCCCGGTTCAGGCGCACCAGCGGGCTGTCGGTCAACCGCACCAGCTCGTCGTACCACTCGACGATCTGCACCCAGTCGGTCTCCTCCGCAGTGGGCGCGTCGGCGTGCAGGGCGGCGATCGCGGCCTGCGCCTGGAACTCGCCGAGCCGGTCACGGGCCAGCGCCGCCTGCAGGATCTCCACGCCCTCCGCGATCAAGCGGGTGTCCCACCGGCCGCGGTCCTGCTCGGCGAGCGGCACCAGGCTGCCATCGGGCGCGGTCCGGCTCGCGCGGCGGGCGTGGTGCAGCAGCATCAGGGCGAGCAGCCCGGCCACCTCGGGGTGGTCGATCACCGCCGCGAGCTGGCGGGTCAGCCGGATCGCCTCGGC carries:
- a CDS encoding choice-of-anchor P family protein; protein product: MSRKKAVAGGVGVLATALATSVLLAPAAGATTTTSDGVNSAYAIAAKGLLGIDPSPYVTDEKGFEQKSLASLNVPGLAQVKLLNASAGAGQARASVADVNVGLGVGKPLLTATAIEAECEGGKGTSSLAKAKLGDITLDVTAPTNTTVAVPGLLSVVLNKQTKKDDGSITVTAISIKIDNLQTLDIASVTCAPGDDDNGGSETPTTKPTGTSTPKPSTPTSTKTSSGGGAGSGAGDKPDANGKAPKPTPVKAHLDVTG
- a CDS encoding RNA polymerase sigma factor encodes the protein MTPAVDEALLRGLTPTVLAILVRRGADFAAAEDAVQEALVEALRVWPADPPRDPKGWLVTVAWRKFLDATRADAARRRREDIVDEEPEPGQAVGVDDTLQLYFLCAHPSLTPSSAVALTLRAVGGLTTRQIAAAYLVPEATMAQRVSRAKRTVSGVRFDQPGDVATVLRVLYLVFNEGYSGDVDLAAEAIRLTRQLAAVIDHPEVAGLLALMLLHHARRASRTAPDGSLVPLAEQDRGRWDTRLIAEGVEILQAALARDRLGEFQAQAAIAALHADAPTAEETDWVQIVEWYDELVRLTDSPLVRLNRAVAVGEADGPRAGLAELASLDEGLPRYAAVSAYLHERDGDLASAARLYAEAAAKATNLAERDHLTRQAARLNTRLRG
- a CDS encoding phosphoribosyltransferase, translated to MAEREELTWELFGSASRELAQQVADSGYEPDVILSIARGGLFVAGALGYALDVKNLHVMNVEFYTGVGERLELPVMLPPVPNAVDLTGAKVLVADDVADTGATLKLVRDFCADHVADVRCAVVYEKPWSEVKCEYVWRRTDRWINFAWSKQPPVIRREGQVLDA
- a CDS encoding DUF6319 family protein; this translates as MSLDTTTTPQEQDTPVTPAPVTDDSAAAPASAAPSAESEEAKPKRGRPKASAAKKTRTVELTLTVTGTADGEWQAELKHGSKWVAQGLKIPASAVSRAAKELHEDLSTPIDEVINAAVEQQKAKVAALEAELEQARQALAELDA
- a CDS encoding MFS transporter: MTSVTPTVDRASLRRAFLASLSGTSLEWYDFAAYSVAAATVFGHQFFPAGDPLVSTMAAFSTYAVGYLSRPLGGFVFGRLGDVLGRKRVLVITLLLTGIATFLIGVLPTHSAIGGTAAVLLVLLRFAQGVGIGGEWGGAVLLSSEFGDPKKRGFWASAAQVGPPAGNLLANGVLALLALLLTEEQFDSWGWRVAFLLSAVLVAFGLWIRLKLEETPVFKRIAESGERPSAPISEVFKYERRALLAAIFVRVCPDVLYALFTVFVLTYMTQELGMSRSQGLTAVMIGSAGQLVLMPAFGALSDRMNRRKLYLFATIAAAIWPFVFFPLVSGRSFGLLLVGIVIALVIHAALYGPQAALITEQFTERLRYTGSSLAYTLAGVIGGAIAPLLFTSLLAGFDSWVALALYVVVTAVVSAVGIALAREARDETQVVVS
- a CDS encoding N-acetylmuramic acid 6-phosphate etherase is translated as MMTVPSQVVHVDSPTEQRNPRTTEIDRMSTLGILTMINDEDRLVPDAVAKVLPELADAVDHAVEALRTGHRVHYVGAGTSGRLATLDAAELVPTFNVPSDWFVAHHAGGDRALREAVENAEDDAAAGAAEISASVRAGDFVLGLTASGRTPFVIGALQAAARLGAATGLVSGNARADRPAGVDVFISVDTGPEVIAGSTRMKAGSAQKILLTAFSTATMIKLGRTYSNLMVSLRATNAKLRGRTLRILSEATGVNEREAAEALAEANGDLKVALVHLLCGVDAATAADMLAANGGHVREALLACATT
- a CDS encoding DUF2848 domain-containing protein; protein product: MPTLSFDLPDGTTVTTPVTTLLNAGYAGRDQADVAAHVAELAELGVPAPKVTPALYPVAPYLAAQTDEVPAQHGRTSGEAEWALVITAEGVLLTVACDHTDRELEVHGVAWSKNAAPDVLGRKAWRLDDVADRLDSLTLRGWADGQLIQDGTLAELLTPQHWLDVLRERGLYEPGVVLISGTIPMVPGVNQFAGEWRVELGDPATGNTIEAAYRVRRLPEVIG
- a CDS encoding L,D-transpeptidase produces the protein MRMTCSSRTQTGSARRGRLPVRLLAVAGVSTLALLTGACSGGDEDGVKPAAVSQEDLTQLPEATTFATVANAPLDPQPSGGATAGRVIHPKADMVVYDSVGGKAIAKLPSIQMGSPTWVPVIAEQGDWVHVLLPTRPNAASGWVHLSEGAAESAQNDYVVNVDRAAFSLEILESGKSIGKWTIGTGKAEHPTPAGRAYIIASIEETKNTYSPIVLPLSYHSDSLETFGGGPGTVGLHTWPNNSFVGQANSDGCIRVPTEALDALVELPLGTIVNIT
- a CDS encoding GntR family transcriptional regulator — translated: MPATNKPAQSGRAKAYDYLKNTVLADPDAEGGFISEQEVAERVGVSRTPVREALLQLAAEELVQLVPNRGAYIAPLTGRDLRDLVELRGLLERFAAERVMADGTVPWRAMQKVLEQQERCDDPASAKEFIELDAHFHTLLVEAAGNSMLSRTYTALRARQVRAGLVALRRSGTRHAEVIHEHQAIVTALANGEVEAALAAIDDHHAQTLKHQLTTT
- the acs gene encoding acetate--CoA ligase, with the protein product MTEQSPALDNLLTENRTFPPTDEFAAQANAKADWYDKADADREAFWAEQAERLHWDTKWSQVLDWSGAPFAKWFVGGKLNVAYNCVDRHVESGHGEQVAIHWVGEPGDTRDITYAQLKDEVSKAANALASLGVTSGDRVAIQLPMIPEAIVAMLACARLGAMHSVVFGGFSPAALRSRVDDAEAKVVITSDGQYRRGKAAPMKTNVDEALDGAASVEKVIVVRRTGEEVPMGERDVWWHEFVDGQSTEHTPEAFDSEHPLFILYTSGTTGKPKGILHTSGGYLTQVAYTHHVVFDHKPGEDVYWCTADIGWVTGHSYIVYGPLANRATQVVYEGTPNTPHEGRHWEIIQNHKVSIYYTAPTLIRTFMKWGEDIPAKYDLSSLRVLGSVGEPINPEAWMWYREHIGAGKAPVVDTWWQTETGSIMISPLPGVTSTKPGSAQRPLPGISAKVVDDTATEVGKGGGGYLVLDKPWPSMLRGIWGDDERFRETYWSRFADQGFYFAGDGAKYDNDGDIWLLGRVDDVMNVSGHRISTTEVESALVSHPTVAEAAVVGASDPTTGQGIVAFVILRGAAAEGGDEAVQELRNHVAKEIGPIAKPRQIMVVPELPKTRSGKIMRRLLRDVAENRQIGDVTTLADSSVMELISSGLKSGKED